One genomic segment of Erysipelotrichaceae bacterium 66202529 includes these proteins:
- a CDS encoding MFS transporter produces MNKKYYPSAFILYLNYFIHGIGCSILGQAVIKEMLVAQWGQGMDAIGQVTMVAAALGLGRLISLPIAGPLSDKMGRKLSSLIGIASYAIFFIGVAMSPNMWVAYAAAILGGIANSFLDTGVIPACVEILEPRSSLATMLTKFFISAAQLLLPFMLGALAGASLSYNVLLYISGIAIIVIGVLVVFAPLPKAEKKAGEKAPGLLENIRNSHFTAESIALIVIGFTCTATFQLWLNCAQTFAKELAGVSDPSMMQTCYSFGSLAAIIVTAGLVSRIKGVRFLFVYPLVTLLTLLLVYVVRSETMCYIGAALVGYSAGGVILQLVTATANDLFPHIKGTITSIVMIMSSLSNYTILSVAGTMDSAQILMMNILITLIGVLLALFVNLRFQKLTGDK; encoded by the coding sequence ATGAATAAAAAATATTATCCAAGTGCGTTTATTCTGTACTTGAATTACTTTATCCACGGGATCGGCTGTTCCATACTGGGGCAGGCCGTAATCAAGGAAATGCTGGTTGCTCAGTGGGGACAGGGAATGGATGCTATCGGTCAGGTGACCATGGTTGCCGCTGCACTGGGGCTGGGGCGTCTGATTTCACTGCCGATTGCCGGACCGCTGTCTGATAAAATGGGAAGAAAGCTTTCCTCCCTGATCGGTATCGCATCCTATGCAATCTTTTTCATCGGTGTCGCAATGTCACCAAACATGTGGGTTGCCTATGCAGCCGCTATTCTGGGAGGAATTGCGAATTCCTTCCTGGATACCGGAGTCATTCCTGCCTGTGTGGAAATTTTGGAGCCACGCTCCTCTCTGGCAACCATGCTGACAAAGTTCTTCATCTCTGCGGCACAGCTGCTGCTGCCGTTTATGCTGGGGGCATTGGCTGGTGCCAGTCTGTCTTATAACGTTCTGCTGTATATCAGTGGAATCGCCATCATCGTGATTGGTGTACTCGTAGTATTTGCACCGCTTCCAAAGGCGGAAAAAAAGGCAGGGGAAAAAGCTCCGGGTCTTCTGGAAAACATCCGCAATTCACATTTTACGGCTGAAAGCATTGCCCTGATCGTGATCGGGTTTACGTGTACGGCAACCTTCCAGCTGTGGCTGAACTGTGCACAGACATTTGCCAAGGAGCTGGCCGGTGTCAGTGATCCAAGCATGATGCAGACCTGCTATTCCTTTGGCTCTTTGGCAGCCATCATCGTCACCGCCGGGCTGGTTTCCCGTATTAAGGGTGTACGCTTTCTGTTTGTTTATCCGCTGGTTACCTTACTTACTCTGCTGCTTGTTTATGTGGTACGCAGTGAAACGATGTGCTATATCGGGGCGGCACTTGTCGGCTATAGTGCCGGAGGTGTTATCCTGCAGCTTGTAACCGCAACAGCAAACGATCTGTTTCCGCATATCAAGGGAACGATCACCAGTATTGTAATGATTATGTCCAGTCTTTCCAATTACACGATTCTCTCCGTAGCTGGAACGATGGACTCTGCTCAGATTTTGATGATGAACATCTTAATCACGTTGATTGGTGTGTTATTGGCGCTGTTTGTCAATCTGCGTTTTCAAAAATTGACAGGGGATAAGTAA
- a CDS encoding shikimate dehydrogenase, with protein sequence MAERISGHTELIGLIATPIRHSKSPKMHNEAFAKLGLDYAYLAFEVGNEELEDAVKGFKALKVRGYNVSMPNKTVIGQYLDHLSPAAELCGAVNTVVNDNGELTGHITDGIGYMRSLKDAGIDVVGKKVTIVGAGGAATAIEIQMALDGVKELSIFNRRDEFWERAEQNVKNINEKTSCKATLYDLADTAALKQEIEDSYLFANATGVGMKPLEGQMVIPDASFLRKELIVTDVVYMPTETELLRVAKEVGCKTMNGLGMMLYQGAAAFELWTGKEMPIDYMKEILDIHF encoded by the coding sequence ATGGCTGAAAGAATTAGCGGACACACAGAACTGATCGGATTGATTGCGACACCGATTCGTCATTCAAAATCACCAAAGATGCACAATGAGGCTTTCGCGAAGCTTGGTCTTGATTATGCTTATCTGGCATTTGAGGTTGGAAATGAGGAGCTGGAGGATGCTGTAAAGGGCTTCAAGGCATTGAAGGTACGCGGTTATAACGTATCCATGCCGAATAAAACCGTCATTGGACAGTACCTGGATCATTTATCTCCGGCTGCCGAGCTGTGCGGTGCAGTCAATACAGTCGTTAATGACAATGGGGAGCTGACCGGACATATTACGGATGGTATCGGGTATATGCGTTCCTTAAAGGATGCCGGAATTGATGTAGTGGGCAAGAAGGTAACGATTGTCGGAGCCGGGGGAGCTGCAACAGCGATTGAAATTCAGATGGCACTGGACGGTGTTAAGGAGCTGTCAATCTTCAACCGCCGTGATGAATTCTGGGAGCGTGCCGAGCAGAATGTGAAGAATATCAATGAAAAAACAAGCTGTAAGGCTACGCTGTATGATTTGGCAGATACTGCCGCATTAAAACAGGAAATCGAAGACAGCTATCTGTTTGCGAATGCGACAGGTGTCGGTATGAAGCCGCTGGAAGGACAGATGGTGATTCCGGATGCCAGCTTCCTGCGTAAGGAGCTGATCGTTACCGATGTGGTATATATGCCTACAGAAACCGAGCTGCTGCGTGTGGCAAAGGAAGTCGGCTGTAAGACAATGAACGGTCTTGGCATGATGCTGTACCAGGGAGCTGCCGCATTTGAATTATGGACTGGCAAGGAAATGCCAATCGATTATATGAAAGAAATCCTGGACATTCATTTTTAA
- a CDS encoding FAD-dependent oxidoreductase translates to MGKYSSIFEPLTVKQMTIPNRIVMTPMGTNFGEQNGEMSFLHINYYEQRAMGGTGLIIVENACVDYPCGSNGTTQLRIDHDNYIPRLYKLVETIHKHNTKIAIQLNHAGASAVEERIGMQPVSASAVANKKGGALPRALEKEEILKIVQSYAKAAKRAQIIGFDAVEIHAGHSYLINQFLSPLTNKREDEFGGSYENRARFAKLVLEAVRKEVGPQFPILVRISADEFLEGGNTLEDTLKLLEYFQQEADIIDVSCGLVDSIQYQIDANYLEDGWRSYMAKAVKEAFDKPVITTGNIRDPKVAEDILKRGDADLIGMGRQMIADPNWTNKVHYGKEDTIRKCISCNIGCSGHRIGLNRPIRCTVNPSVNEGEDYRSWKVKKPCNVVVIGGGTAGLEAACTAAEVGCTTFLIEKEDHVGGLSVAISKIPDKRRLRDFPDYLIHRAQSLRNLITFTETTATPAFVKMLKPDFIINATGSTPLLPPISGLRENIDAEGSRVSGILGMIQNIEHYPNELDGKKVCVVGGGAVGLDVVEFFAKRGAAVSIVEMLPVVGKDLDTVTKVGTYDMLEKHQVQVLTSTALQEVHKDHFVVKRGDAMETLDFDYGFVCLGMRAYSPVMEDMKQAFADEDVELLNIGDSVRARRIIDGVAEGRNILNALKKREFL, encoded by the coding sequence ATGGGAAAGTATTCTTCAATCTTTGAACCGTTGACAGTCAAGCAGATGACGATTCCAAACCGTATCGTCATGACGCCGATGGGAACAAACTTTGGTGAGCAGAACGGAGAAATGAGTTTTCTGCACATCAATTACTACGAACAGCGTGCCATGGGTGGTACCGGACTGATCATCGTGGAAAATGCCTGTGTGGATTATCCGTGCGGATCCAATGGAACCACGCAGCTGCGCATTGACCATGACAACTACATTCCACGTCTGTACAAGCTGGTGGAAACGATACATAAGCACAATACGAAAATCGCTATTCAGCTGAATCATGCCGGAGCGAGTGCTGTGGAAGAACGCATCGGAATGCAGCCGGTGAGTGCGAGTGCTGTCGCAAATAAAAAGGGCGGTGCATTGCCGCGTGCTTTGGAAAAGGAAGAAATCCTGAAAATTGTACAAAGCTATGCAAAAGCCGCAAAGCGTGCGCAGATCATCGGTTTTGATGCTGTTGAAATCCATGCGGGACATTCCTATCTGATCAATCAGTTTTTATCTCCGCTGACCAATAAGCGCGAGGATGAATTTGGCGGCAGCTATGAGAACCGTGCCCGTTTTGCGAAGCTGGTGCTGGAGGCTGTGCGCAAAGAGGTCGGGCCGCAGTTTCCGATTCTGGTGCGTATCAGTGCCGATGAATTCCTCGAGGGTGGAAATACGCTGGAGGATACATTGAAGCTGTTGGAATATTTCCAGCAGGAGGCGGATATCATTGATGTTTCCTGTGGCTTGGTAGATTCTATTCAATATCAGATTGATGCAAATTATCTGGAGGACGGCTGGCGTTCTTATATGGCAAAGGCGGTAAAGGAAGCGTTTGATAAGCCGGTAATCACAACCGGAAATATCCGTGATCCAAAGGTCGCAGAGGATATCCTGAAGCGCGGTGATGCGGATCTGATCGGTATGGGACGACAGATGATTGCCGATCCAAACTGGACAAACAAGGTGCATTACGGCAAAGAGGATACCATTCGCAAATGCATTTCCTGTAACATTGGCTGCTCCGGTCACCGGATCGGCTTGAACCGTCCGATTCGCTGTACGGTAAATCCAAGCGTCAATGAGGGCGAGGACTATCGCAGCTGGAAGGTGAAAAAGCCATGCAATGTTGTTGTTATCGGCGGCGGTACTGCCGGTCTGGAGGCAGCATGTACGGCTGCGGAAGTCGGCTGCACCACATTCCTGATTGAAAAGGAAGATCATGTTGGCGGATTGAGCGTTGCGATTTCCAAAATACCGGACAAACGTCGTCTGCGTGATTTTCCGGATTATCTGATTCACCGGGCACAGTCTCTGCGCAATCTGATTACCTTTACGGAAACAACAGCAACACCTGCCTTTGTGAAAATGCTGAAACCGGACTTCATCATCAATGCGACAGGCTCTACACCGCTGCTTCCGCCAATCAGCGGACTGCGGGAAAACATCGATGCAGAAGGAAGCCGCGTCAGTGGTATCCTGGGCATGATTCAAAATATTGAGCACTATCCAAACGAGCTGGACGGCAAAAAGGTTTGCGTTGTCGGCGGCGGTGCGGTAGGATTAGATGTAGTGGAATTTTTCGCAAAACGCGGCGCAGCAGTCAGCATCGTTGAAATGCTGCCGGTTGTCGGCAAGGATCTGGATACGGTGACCAAGGTGGGAACCTATGATATGCTGGAAAAGCACCAGGTACAGGTACTGACATCCACTGCTTTGCAAGAGGTGCATAAGGATCACTTCGTGGTAAAGCGCGGTGATGCGATGGAAACCCTGGATTTTGATTACGGCTTTGTCTGTCTGGGGATGCGTGCATACTCTCCGGTAATGGAGGATATGAAGCAGGCATTTGCGGATGAAGATGTAGAGCTGCTCAATATCGGGGACAGCGTACGTGCAAGAAGAATTATTGATGGCGTTGCTGAGGGACGAAATATCCTGAACGCCTTGAAGAAAAGAGAGTTTCTATAA
- a CDS encoding LysR family transcriptional regulator, translated as MNLNHLQYFRVLAQTEHYTQAANLLDITQPSLSHAIALLEKELGCYLFEKQGRNIKLTKYGRIFYEYIEKGLQEIDLGERRLRDLTSQENGWIDLAFIYTLGSHYVPHLLQSFLAQSQNRNVKFSLKQGNTTEILQGLKEEKYDIAFCSYVEHQPDINFLPIAQEEVVAIVSHSHPLALHDSVDLAQLKEETFVYYDKQSGIRPLLDSLFEKVQIRPNIICEVEEDSAVIGLVAINYGIALVPDIAMLDQFPVKKLKITNPPHERYIYLATVKNRYLPPAVHTFCNFIVHHTSIKNPHVRE; from the coding sequence ATGAATCTGAATCATTTACAATATTTTCGCGTGCTTGCCCAAACCGAGCACTATACGCAGGCCGCAAATCTGCTGGACATCACACAGCCCTCCCTCTCCCATGCCATCGCTCTGCTGGAAAAGGAGCTTGGCTGCTATCTGTTTGAAAAGCAGGGACGAAATATCAAGCTGACCAAATACGGCCGGATTTTCTATGAATATATAGAAAAGGGTCTGCAGGAAATCGATCTTGGAGAACGCCGTCTGCGTGATCTTACCTCACAGGAAAACGGCTGGATCGATCTGGCATTCATCTATACCCTGGGCAGCCACTATGTCCCCCATCTCTTGCAGAGCTTTCTGGCACAGTCACAAAACCGCAATGTAAAATTTTCTTTAAAGCAGGGCAATACGACGGAAATCCTGCAGGGCCTGAAGGAGGAAAAATACGATATAGCCTTTTGTTCCTATGTTGAGCATCAGCCGGATATTAACTTTTTGCCGATTGCACAGGAGGAGGTGGTTGCCATCGTATCCCATAGCCATCCTCTGGCACTGCATGACAGCGTTGACCTTGCCCAGTTAAAGGAGGAAACCTTTGTGTATTATGATAAGCAAAGCGGCATCCGTCCGTTGTTGGATTCCCTGTTTGAAAAGGTGCAAATTCGACCGAATATCATATGCGAGGTGGAGGAGGACAGTGCCGTAATCGGTCTTGTTGCCATCAATTACGGTATCGCTCTGGTCCCTGATATCGCCATGCTGGATCAGTTTCCTGTCAAAAAGCTGAAAATTACCAACCCTCCGCATGAGCGCTATATTTATCTGGCGACCGTTAAAAACCGCTATCTCCCCCCTGCTGTTCATACCTTCTGTAACTTCATCGTTCATCACACCTCGATTAAAAATCCGCATGTGCGTGAATGA
- a CDS encoding shikimate dehydrogenase: MRYGLIGEKLGHSFSKDIHERIADYTFDLIPLSKEEFKEFMEKKEFAAINVTIPYKKDVIPYLDEMDEHAKAIGAVNTIVNQNGKLKGYNTDFTGFLYMVKKHNVHMEGKKVLIIGNGGASAAIQAVVRHEKAGQMVVVDVVTGNGAISYDEMFSSHLDAEIIINTSPIGMYPRIGNAPIDISMFHKCEAVMDVIYNPILTRLCFEAQEMDIKRVNGLEMLIAQAKQSVEFFLDKQIDDQIIDDIYQDMLKEHCNIVLIGMPSAGKTTIGKMLEDRMQKEFIDLDDVIIEKAGKSIPEIFEESGEAGFRAIETEAAIEVSKLNNKIIATGGGTIKHKVNMDYLRQNGITIFIDRDVDKLISSDPNRPLSKSSDALQKMHAERLPLYQKYAAYVAVNNSDIESTVKEIEEAYHSILIDAVSD, encoded by the coding sequence ATGAGATACGGACTAATTGGTGAGAAACTGGGACATAGCTTTTCAAAGGATATTCATGAGCGGATAGCAGATTATACCTTTGATCTGATTCCGTTAAGCAAAGAGGAATTCAAGGAGTTTATGGAGAAAAAGGAATTTGCCGCAATCAATGTGACGATTCCCTACAAAAAGGATGTCATCCCCTACCTGGATGAAATGGACGAGCATGCAAAAGCAATCGGTGCAGTGAACACGATTGTCAATCAAAATGGGAAGCTGAAGGGCTACAACACGGATTTTACCGGTTTTCTGTACATGGTGAAAAAGCATAACGTACACATGGAAGGAAAAAAGGTGCTGATTATTGGAAACGGTGGTGCCAGCGCTGCCATCCAGGCAGTTGTTCGTCATGAAAAGGCAGGACAAATGGTCGTTGTGGATGTTGTGACAGGAAATGGTGCTATCAGCTATGATGAGATGTTCTCCAGCCATCTGGATGCGGAAATCATCATCAATACGTCCCCGATCGGAATGTATCCGCGCATTGGCAATGCTCCAATCGATATCAGCATGTTTCATAAATGCGAGGCTGTGATGGATGTAATCTACAACCCGATTTTGACTAGATTATGCTTTGAGGCACAGGAGATGGATATCAAGCGTGTAAACGGTCTGGAAATGCTGATTGCGCAGGCAAAGCAGTCTGTGGAGTTCTTCCTGGATAAGCAAATCGATGACCAGATCATTGATGATATTTACCAGGATATGTTAAAGGAGCACTGCAATATCGTCCTTATCGGTATGCCGTCCGCCGGCAAGACGACGATCGGCAAAATGCTGGAAGACCGTATGCAGAAGGAGTTTATTGATCTGGATGATGTCATCATTGAAAAGGCAGGAAAATCCATTCCGGAAATTTTTGAGGAGAGCGGTGAAGCAGGCTTTCGTGCCATTGAAACTGAGGCAGCCATTGAGGTCAGTAAGCTGAATAACAAAATCATCGCAACTGGAGGCGGTACGATCAAGCATAAGGTGAATATGGATTACCTGCGTCAAAACGGTATCACGATCTTCATCGACCGTGATGTGGACAAGCTGATCAGCTCTGATCCAAATCGTCCCTTATCCAAAAGCAGTGATGCCCTGCAGAAGATGCATGCCGAGCGTCTGCCGCTGTACCAGAAATATGCAGCCTACGTTGCCGTAAACAACAGTGACATCGAATCAACCGTCAAAGAAATAGAAGAAGCCTATCACAGCATTTTAATTGATGCTGTCAGCGATTAG